One genomic segment of Desulfomicrobium sp. ZS1 includes these proteins:
- a CDS encoding DMT family transporter: MAMSRSAQGYSAALASAVFLSTTSIFIRHLVTEFDMPPLVLAFWRNVFVIATLVPAMLLFNHKLLRVERAHIPFLAIFGLMLAGFNGFWAISVAQNGAAVATVMVYCSVAYTAILGWKFMGESLGALKFAAIVLCLCGCALISGALNASAWQSNLLGVVAGLLTGLCYTAYSLMGRVTSERGISPWTTLLYIFAFAGTFLFLANLSGGWLPGSAVTPTDLFWLGDSVEGWTVMILLGAIPTVGGYGFYNVSLTLLDASVANIIVSLEPLFTAVLAFVLLGETLSPVQLLGSALLLSGVAAIKLADLRRPLPVPQEA; encoded by the coding sequence ATGGCCATGTCCCGCTCCGCGCAAGGCTACAGCGCCGCCCTCGCCAGCGCCGTGTTTCTGTCCACGACATCCATCTTCATCCGCCATCTGGTCACGGAATTCGACATGCCGCCGCTGGTTCTGGCCTTCTGGCGCAATGTCTTCGTGATCGCGACTCTTGTTCCGGCCATGCTCCTTTTCAACCACAAGCTCCTGCGCGTCGAGCGGGCCCATATCCCCTTTCTGGCCATTTTCGGGCTGATGCTGGCCGGATTCAACGGTTTCTGGGCCATTTCGGTGGCGCAGAACGGAGCGGCCGTAGCCACGGTCATGGTCTACTGCTCCGTGGCCTACACGGCCATCCTGGGCTGGAAGTTCATGGGAGAGAGCCTCGGCGCGCTCAAATTCGCGGCCATTGTCTTGTGCCTGTGCGGATGCGCGCTCATTTCCGGGGCGCTGAACGCTTCGGCCTGGCAGAGCAATCTTCTGGGCGTGGTCGCGGGCCTGCTGACGGGCCTGTGTTACACGGCCTACAGCCTGATGGGCCGGGTGACCTCGGAGCGGGGCATTTCCCCCTGGACCACCCTCCTCTACATCTTCGCCTTCGCCGGGACATTCCTCTTCCTGGCCAACCTGAGCGGCGGGTGGCTTCCCGGCTCGGCCGTGACACCGACGGATTTGTTCTGGCTCGGTGACAGCGTGGAGGGCTGGACCGTGATGATCCTGCTGGGGGCCATCCCGACGGTGGGCGGGTACGGATTCTACAATGTCAGTCTGACCCTGCTGGATGCCAGCGTGGCCAATATCATCGTTTCCTTGGAACCTCTCTTCACCGCCGTTCTAGCCTTTGTGCTCCTGGGTGAAACCCTGAGCCCTGTCCAGCTCCTGGGCAGCGCTCTGCTCCTTTCGGGCGTGGCGGCCATCAAGCTGGCCGACTTGCGCCGCCCCCTGCCCGTGCCGCAGGAAGCATGA